A region of Micromonospora chokoriensis DNA encodes the following proteins:
- the rplL gene encoding 50S ribosomal protein L7/L12, which produces MAKLSTDELLDAFKEMTLIELSEFVKQFETTFEVTAAAPVAVAAAGGATGGAAAPAEEEKDEFDVILDADGGKKIQVIKVVRELTGLGLKEAKDAVESAPKAILEKVNKETAEKAKAKLEGEGAKVTLK; this is translated from the coding sequence ATGGCGAAGCTCAGCACCGACGAGCTGCTCGACGCGTTCAAGGAGATGACGCTGATCGAGCTCTCTGAGTTCGTGAAGCAGTTCGAGACCACCTTCGAGGTCACCGCTGCCGCTCCGGTCGCGGTCGCCGCGGCCGGCGGTGCCACCGGTGGCGCTGCTGCCCCGGCCGAGGAGGAGAAGGACGAGTTCGACGTCATCCTCGACGCCGACGGTGGCAAGAAGATCCAGGTCATCAAGGTCGTGCGTGAGCTGACCGGCCTGGGCCTCAAGGAGGCCAAGGACGCGGTCGAGTCCGCGCCGAAGGCCATCCTGGAGAAGGTCAACAAGGAGACCGCCGAGAAGGCGAAGGCCAAGCTCGAGGGTGAGGGCGCCAAGGTCACCCTCAAGTGA
- the rpoB gene encoding DNA-directed RNA polymerase subunit beta, producing the protein MAASRPAKTSRTSSAFAPRRVSFGRITEHLEVPNLLAIQNESFDWLVGNEAWQGRSADDPHARSGLAEILEEISPIEDFSGTMSLSFSAPRFDEVKASIEECKEKDLTYCAPLFVTAEFTNNTTGEIKSQTVFMGDFPMMTPKGTFVINGTERVVVSQLVRSPGVYFDKQPDKTSDRDLSSVKVIPSRGAWLEFDIDKRDTVGVRIDRKRRQAVTVLLKAIGWSAERIRERFGWSELMMTTLEKDHIAGADEALLDIYRKLRPGEPPTRENAQTLLDNLFFNPKRYDVAKVGRYKFNKKLEVDVPITTGTLTEDDIVATVEYLCRLHAGEEGYEADDIDHFGNRRLRTVGELIQNQVRVGLSRMERVVRERMTTQDVEAITPQTLINIRPVVAAIKEFFGTSQLSQFMDQTNPLAGLTHRRRLSALGPGGLSRERAGFEVRDVHPSHYGRMCPIETPEGPNIGLIGALSTFARVNPFGFIETPYRKVVDGRVTDQIDYLTADEEDRFVKAQANARLKADGTFAEDRVLCRRKGGETEDVVPAAVDYMDVSPRQMTSVATAMIPFLEHDDANRALMGANMQRQAVPLVKAEAPLVGTGMEYRAAVDAGDVVVAEVGGVIEDLCADYVTIHQDDGHRRTYLLHKFRRSNAGSCVNQKPVVFEGDRVEAGQVIADGPCTDEGEMALGRNLLVAFMCWEGHNYEDAIILSQRLVQQDVLTSIHIEEHEVDARDTKLGPEEITRDIPNVSEEMLADLDERGIIRIGAEVVPGDILVGKVTPKGETELTPEERLLRAIFGEKAREVRDTSLKVPHGETGTVIGVRTFSREDGDELPPGVNELVRVYVAQKRKIQDGDKLAGRHGNKGVISKILPVEDMPFLEDGTPVDIVLNPLGVPSRMNIGQVLETHLGWVAKTGWKVEGDDAEWKRQLRSIDAHESEGDTNVATPVFDGAREEEISGLLESTLPNRDGKQLIGRTGKAQLFDGRSGEPLPDPIAVGYVYILKLNHLVDDKIHARSTGPYSMITQQPLGGKAQFGGQRFGEMECWAMQAYGAAYALQELLTIKSDDVLGRVKVYEAIVKGENIPEPGIPESFKVLLKELQSLCLNVEVLSSDGVALEMRETDDEVFRAAEELGIDLSRREPSSVEEV; encoded by the coding sequence TTGGCAGCTTCCCGCCCTGCGAAGACCAGTCGTACGTCGAGCGCATTCGCTCCCCGCCGAGTTTCATTCGGCAGGATCACCGAACACCTCGAGGTCCCCAACCTCCTTGCCATTCAGAACGAGTCCTTCGACTGGCTCGTCGGCAACGAGGCTTGGCAGGGCCGGTCGGCGGACGACCCGCACGCACGCTCGGGTCTCGCGGAGATCCTTGAAGAGATCAGTCCCATTGAGGACTTCTCCGGCACCATGTCACTCTCCTTCTCGGCACCGCGCTTCGACGAGGTCAAGGCCTCGATCGAGGAGTGCAAGGAGAAGGACCTGACCTACTGCGCTCCGCTCTTCGTGACCGCGGAGTTCACCAACAACACCACTGGCGAGATCAAGAGCCAGACGGTGTTCATGGGTGACTTCCCGATGATGACGCCCAAGGGCACCTTCGTCATCAACGGCACCGAGCGCGTCGTGGTCAGCCAGCTCGTCCGGTCTCCGGGCGTGTACTTCGACAAGCAGCCGGACAAGACCTCCGACCGCGACCTCTCCAGCGTCAAGGTCATCCCGAGTCGGGGTGCCTGGCTGGAGTTCGACATCGACAAGCGCGACACGGTCGGCGTACGCATCGACCGTAAGCGTCGGCAGGCCGTCACGGTCCTGCTCAAGGCCATCGGATGGTCGGCCGAGCGGATCCGTGAGCGGTTCGGCTGGTCCGAGCTGATGATGACCACGCTCGAGAAGGACCACATCGCCGGCGCCGACGAGGCGCTGCTCGACATCTACCGCAAGCTGCGCCCTGGCGAGCCGCCGACGCGCGAGAACGCCCAGACCCTGCTCGACAACCTCTTCTTCAACCCGAAGAGGTACGACGTCGCCAAGGTCGGGCGCTACAAGTTCAACAAGAAGCTCGAAGTCGACGTGCCGATCACCACGGGCACGCTGACCGAGGACGACATCGTCGCCACCGTGGAATACCTCTGCCGGCTGCACGCCGGTGAGGAGGGCTACGAGGCCGACGACATCGACCACTTCGGCAACCGTCGCCTGCGCACCGTGGGTGAGCTGATCCAGAACCAGGTTCGGGTCGGCCTGTCCCGCATGGAGCGGGTCGTCCGCGAGCGGATGACCACGCAGGACGTCGAGGCGATCACCCCGCAGACCCTGATCAACATCCGCCCGGTGGTGGCGGCGATCAAGGAGTTCTTCGGGACGTCGCAGCTGTCCCAGTTCATGGACCAGACCAACCCGCTGGCGGGCCTGACCCACCGGCGCCGGCTGAGCGCGCTCGGCCCGGGTGGTCTGTCCCGGGAGCGGGCCGGCTTCGAGGTCCGCGACGTGCACCCGTCCCACTACGGCCGGATGTGCCCGATCGAGACGCCGGAAGGCCCGAACATCGGCCTGATCGGCGCGCTGTCCACCTTCGCCCGGGTCAACCCGTTCGGCTTCATCGAGACGCCGTACCGGAAGGTCGTCGACGGTCGGGTCACCGACCAGATCGACTACCTGACCGCGGACGAGGAGGACCGGTTCGTCAAGGCCCAGGCCAACGCGCGCCTGAAGGCTGACGGCACGTTCGCCGAGGACCGGGTGCTCTGCCGTCGTAAGGGCGGCGAGACCGAGGACGTCGTCCCCGCCGCCGTCGACTACATGGACGTCTCGCCCCGGCAGATGACCTCGGTCGCGACCGCCATGATCCCGTTCCTCGAGCACGACGACGCCAACCGGGCACTGATGGGCGCGAACATGCAGCGCCAGGCGGTGCCGCTGGTCAAGGCCGAGGCGCCGCTCGTGGGCACGGGCATGGAATACCGCGCCGCGGTCGACGCCGGCGACGTGGTGGTCGCCGAGGTCGGCGGTGTGATCGAGGACCTCTGCGCCGACTACGTCACCATCCACCAGGACGACGGCCACCGCCGGACGTACCTGCTGCACAAGTTCCGCCGCTCCAACGCCGGCTCCTGCGTCAACCAGAAGCCGGTCGTCTTCGAGGGCGACCGCGTCGAGGCCGGTCAGGTCATCGCCGACGGTCCCTGCACCGACGAGGGCGAGATGGCGCTCGGACGCAACCTGCTGGTGGCGTTCATGTGCTGGGAGGGCCACAACTACGAGGACGCGATCATCCTGTCGCAGCGCCTCGTGCAGCAGGACGTGCTCACCTCGATCCACATCGAGGAGCACGAGGTCGACGCTCGGGACACCAAGCTCGGCCCGGAGGAGATCACCCGCGACATCCCGAACGTCAGCGAGGAAATGCTCGCCGACCTCGACGAGCGCGGCATCATCCGGATCGGCGCCGAGGTCGTCCCCGGCGACATCCTGGTCGGCAAGGTCACGCCCAAGGGTGAGACCGAGCTGACCCCGGAGGAGCGCCTGCTCCGCGCGATCTTCGGTGAGAAGGCGCGTGAGGTTCGGGACACCTCGCTGAAGGTGCCGCACGGCGAGACCGGCACGGTCATCGGTGTGCGCACGTTCTCCCGCGAGGACGGCGACGAGTTGCCGCCGGGTGTCAACGAGCTGGTCCGGGTCTACGTCGCCCAGAAGCGCAAGATCCAGGACGGCGACAAGCTCGCCGGCCGGCACGGCAACAAGGGCGTCATCTCGAAGATCCTGCCGGTCGAGGACATGCCGTTCCTGGAGGACGGCACCCCGGTCGACATCGTGCTCAACCCGCTCGGTGTGCCGAGCCGGATGAACATCGGCCAGGTGCTGGAGACCCACCTCGGTTGGGTCGCCAAGACCGGTTGGAAGGTCGAGGGCGACGACGCCGAGTGGAAGCGCCAGCTCCGCTCGATCGACGCGCACGAGTCCGAGGGCGACACGAACGTGGCGACCCCGGTCTTCGACGGTGCCCGCGAGGAGGAGATCTCCGGTCTGCTCGAGTCGACCCTGCCCAACCGGGACGGCAAGCAGCTGATCGGTCGTACCGGCAAGGCGCAGCTCTTCGACGGTCGTTCCGGTGAGCCTCTGCCGGACCCGATCGCCGTCGGCTACGTCTACATCCTGAAGCTCAACCACCTGGTCGACGACAAGATCCACGCTCGGTCGACCGGCCCGTACTCGATGATCACGCAGCAGCCGCTGGGTGGTAAGGCGCAGTTCGGTGGTCAGCGTTTCGGTGAGATGGAGTGCTGGGCGATGCAGGCGTACGGCGCTGCCTACGCCCTGCAGGAGCTGCTCACGATCAAGTCCGACGACGTGCTCGGCCGGGTGAAGGTCTACGAGGCCATCGTCAAGGGCGAGAACATCCCGGAGCCGGGCATCCCGGAGTCGTTCAAGGTGCTGCTCAAGGAGCTGCAGTCGCTGTGCCTCAACGTCGAGGTGCTGTCCAGCGACGGTGTGGCCCTGGAGATGCGCGAGACCGACGACGAGGTGTTCCGGGCCGCTGAGGAGCTGGGCATCGACCTGTCCCGGCGCGAGCCGAGCTCGGTCGAAGAGGTCTGA
- a CDS encoding DNA-directed RNA polymerase subunit beta', whose product MLDVNFFDELRIGLATADDIRQWSHGEVKKPETINYRTLKPEKDGLFCEKIFGPQRDWECYCGKYKRVRFKGIICERCGVEVTRSKVRRERMGHIELAAPVTHIWYFKGVPSRLGYLLDLAPKDLEKIIYFASYVVTSVDAESRHRDLSTIENEILAEKRQSENSRDSEIEKRAAKLEADLAELEAEGAKADVRRKVKEGGEREMRQIRDRAQREIDRLDEVLDTFRKLEPKQLVTDELLYRELRDRFGEYFTGSMGAEAIKALVQNMDLDAEAESLRETIRSGKGQRKIRALKRLKVVAAFLNTRNSPLGMVLDCVPVIPPDLRPMVQLDGGRFATSDLNDLYRRVINRNNRLKRLIDLGAPEIIVNNEKRMLQEAVDALFDNGRRGRPVTGPGNRPLKSLSDMLKGKQGRFRQNLLGKRVDYSGRSVIVVGPKLKLHQCGLPKQMALELFKPFVMKRLVDLNHAQNIKSAKRMVERQRPVVWDVLEEVIGEHPVLLNRAPTLHRLGIQAFEPQLVEGKAIQIHPLVCTAFNADFDGDQMAVHVPLSAEAQAEARILMLSSNNILKPADGKPVTMPTQDMVIGLYHLTHLTAGEKGEGRAFSSDAEARMAFDNSELHLQAPVRIRLRGVIGVDNGAGAEAWTAPEGWVEGDPLTIETTLGRVLFNETLPQGYRFVNYEIRKGQLSAIVNDLAERFPKVALAATLDGLKEAGFHWATWSGVTIGMEDVIAPPRKAEILARYEKEADRIDKQYQRGLMTAEERRGELIEIWTKATNEVAKEMDTALPQENPLWKMINSGARGNLLQLRQIAAIRGLVANPKGEIIPRPIKASYREGLSVLEYFISTHGARKGLADTALRTADSGYLTRRLVDVSQDVIIREEDCGTDRAIPMQIGERLDGKLVVHTHAETSVHARTLADDIKGPDGTVVAERGQDINSIGVDKIVAAGVETVRVRSVLTCESKLGVCAACYGRSLPTGKSVDIGEAVGIIAAQSIGEPGTQLTMRTFHTGGVAGEDITQGLPRVQEIFEARVPKGKAPIADTPGRIRIEDGERSRKIIVVPDDGSDEIVYDKISKRVKLRTHDGGHVAVGEKLTEGTIDPHELLRIMGPRAVQVHLTSEVQEVYRSQGVLIHDKHIEIIIRQMLKRVTVIDSGSTEFLPGVLVDRALFESENRRLVSEGGEPAAGRPVLMGITKASLATDSWLSAASFQETTRVLTDAAINSRSDSLVGLKENVIIGKLIPAGTGISKYRNVRVEPTEEAKAKVYSMTGYPETDYGFGPAGGQAVPLDDFDFGSYR is encoded by the coding sequence GTGCTCGACGTCAACTTCTTCGACGAGCTGCGCATTGGTCTCGCCACCGCCGACGACATCCGTCAGTGGTCGCACGGCGAGGTCAAGAAGCCTGAGACGATCAACTACCGCACCCTGAAGCCGGAAAAGGACGGGCTCTTCTGCGAGAAGATCTTCGGCCCTCAGCGGGACTGGGAGTGCTACTGCGGTAAGTACAAGCGGGTCCGGTTCAAGGGCATCATCTGTGAGCGCTGCGGCGTCGAGGTGACTCGCTCCAAGGTCCGCCGTGAGCGGATGGGGCACATCGAGCTCGCCGCTCCGGTGACCCACATCTGGTACTTCAAGGGCGTTCCGAGCCGGCTGGGCTACCTGCTGGACCTCGCCCCCAAGGACCTCGAGAAGATCATCTACTTCGCCTCGTACGTTGTGACCAGCGTGGACGCGGAGTCGCGTCACCGTGACCTCTCGACGATCGAGAACGAGATCCTGGCCGAGAAGCGGCAGTCCGAGAACAGCCGCGACTCGGAGATCGAGAAGCGGGCCGCCAAGCTCGAGGCCGACCTGGCCGAGCTGGAGGCCGAGGGTGCCAAGGCGGACGTCCGGCGCAAGGTCAAGGAGGGCGGAGAGCGCGAGATGCGCCAGATCCGCGACCGGGCCCAGCGCGAGATCGACCGCCTGGACGAGGTGCTGGACACCTTCCGCAAGCTGGAGCCGAAGCAGCTGGTCACCGACGAGCTGCTCTACCGCGAGCTGCGCGACCGGTTCGGTGAGTACTTCACCGGTTCCATGGGCGCCGAGGCGATCAAGGCGTTGGTCCAGAACATGGACCTCGACGCCGAGGCCGAGAGCCTGCGGGAGACCATCCGGTCCGGCAAGGGCCAGCGGAAGATTCGGGCGCTCAAGCGGCTCAAGGTCGTCGCGGCGTTCCTGAACACCCGCAACTCGCCGCTCGGCATGGTGCTGGACTGCGTCCCGGTCATCCCGCCGGACCTGCGCCCGATGGTGCAGCTCGACGGTGGCCGCTTCGCGACCTCGGACCTGAACGACCTGTACCGCCGCGTGATCAACCGGAACAACCGCCTCAAGCGGCTGATCGACCTCGGTGCTCCCGAGATCATCGTCAACAACGAGAAGCGGATGCTCCAGGAGGCCGTCGACGCGCTGTTCGACAACGGCCGTCGTGGTCGGCCGGTCACCGGCCCGGGTAACCGCCCGCTCAAGTCGCTGTCCGACATGCTCAAGGGCAAGCAGGGCCGGTTCCGCCAGAACCTGCTGGGTAAGCGCGTCGACTACTCGGGCCGTTCGGTCATCGTGGTCGGCCCGAAGCTCAAGCTGCACCAGTGCGGTCTGCCCAAGCAGATGGCGCTGGAGCTGTTCAAGCCGTTCGTGATGAAGCGGCTGGTCGACCTCAACCACGCCCAGAACATCAAGTCCGCCAAGCGGATGGTCGAGCGTCAGCGCCCGGTCGTGTGGGACGTGCTGGAAGAGGTCATCGGCGAGCACCCGGTGCTGCTCAACCGTGCACCGACCCTGCACCGCCTGGGCATCCAGGCCTTCGAGCCGCAGCTGGTCGAGGGCAAGGCGATCCAGATCCACCCGCTGGTCTGCACCGCGTTCAACGCCGACTTCGACGGTGACCAGATGGCGGTGCACGTGCCGCTGTCCGCCGAGGCTCAGGCCGAGGCGCGGATCCTGATGCTGTCGTCGAACAACATCCTCAAGCCGGCCGACGGCAAGCCGGTCACCATGCCCACCCAGGACATGGTCATCGGTCTGTACCACCTCACCCACCTCACCGCCGGTGAGAAGGGCGAGGGCCGGGCGTTCAGCTCGGACGCCGAGGCGCGGATGGCCTTCGACAACAGTGAGCTGCACCTGCAGGCGCCGGTGCGGATCCGCCTGCGCGGCGTGATCGGTGTCGACAACGGCGCCGGCGCCGAGGCGTGGACCGCCCCGGAGGGCTGGGTCGAGGGTGACCCGCTGACCATCGAGACGACCCTGGGTCGGGTGCTGTTCAACGAGACGCTGCCGCAGGGCTACCGCTTCGTGAACTACGAGATCCGCAAGGGTCAGCTCTCCGCGATCGTCAACGACCTCGCCGAGCGCTTCCCCAAGGTGGCCCTGGCCGCCACCCTGGACGGGCTCAAGGAGGCCGGTTTCCACTGGGCCACCTGGTCCGGCGTGACGATCGGCATGGAGGACGTCATCGCTCCGCCGCGCAAGGCGGAGATCCTGGCGCGGTACGAGAAGGAAGCCGACCGGATCGACAAGCAGTACCAGCGTGGTCTGATGACCGCCGAGGAGCGTCGCGGCGAACTCATCGAGATCTGGACCAAGGCGACCAACGAGGTCGCCAAGGAGATGGACACCGCGCTGCCGCAGGAGAACCCACTGTGGAAGATGATCAACTCGGGTGCTCGCGGTAACCTGCTTCAGCTCCGGCAGATCGCGGCGATCCGTGGTCTGGTGGCCAACCCGAAGGGCGAGATCATCCCGCGGCCGATCAAGGCCAGCTACCGGGAGGGTCTGTCCGTGCTGGAGTACTTCATCTCCACGCACGGTGCCCGTAAGGGTCTCGCCGACACCGCGCTGCGGACCGCCGACTCGGGTTACCTGACCCGTCGTCTGGTGGACGTCTCGCAGGACGTCATCATCCGCGAAGAGGACTGCGGCACCGACCGGGCGATCCCGATGCAGATCGGCGAGCGGCTGGACGGCAAGCTCGTCGTCCACACCCACGCCGAGACCAGCGTGCACGCCCGGACGCTGGCCGACGACATCAAGGGCCCGGACGGGACCGTGGTGGCCGAGCGCGGCCAGGACATCAACTCCATCGGGGTCGACAAGATCGTCGCCGCCGGCGTGGAGACGGTCCGGGTCCGCAGCGTGCTCACCTGCGAGTCGAAGCTGGGCGTCTGCGCGGCCTGCTACGGCCGGTCGCTGCCGACCGGTAAGTCGGTCGACATCGGCGAGGCGGTCGGCATCATCGCCGCCCAGTCCATCGGTGAGCCGGGTACGCAGCTGACGATGCGTACCTTCCACACCGGTGGTGTCGCGGGTGAGGACATCACCCAGGGTCTGCCGCGTGTGCAGGAAATCTTCGAGGCCCGGGTCCCGAAGGGTAAGGCGCCCATCGCCGACACCCCCGGCCGGATCCGGATCGAGGACGGCGAGCGCTCGCGCAAGATCATCGTGGTGCCGGACGACGGCAGCGACGAGATCGTCTACGACAAGATCTCGAAGCGGGTCAAGCTCCGGACCCACGACGGCGGTCACGTCGCGGTCGGCGAGAAGCTGACCGAGGGCACCATCGACCCGCACGAGCTTCTGCGGATCATGGGTCCGCGGGCGGTCCAGGTCCACCTGACCAGTGAGGTCCAGGAGGTCTACCGCTCGCAGGGTGTGCTCATCCACGACAAGCACATCGAGATCATCATCCGCCAGATGCTCAAGCGGGTGACGGTCATCGACTCCGGCTCGACCGAGTTCCTGCCGGGTGTGCTGGTCGACCGGGCGCTGTTCGAGTCGGAGAACCGCCGACTCGTCTCGGAGGGCGGCGAGCCCGCCGCCGGTCGTCCGGTGCTGATGGGTATCACCAAGGCCTCGCTGGCCACCGACTCCTGGCTCTCGGCGGCCTCCTTCCAGGAGACCACCCGGGTGCTGACCGACGCTGCGATCAACTCGCGCAGCGACTCGCTGGTCGGCCTCAAGGAGAACGTGATCATCGGAAAGCTCATCCCGGCCGGTACGGGCATCAGCAAGTACCGCAACGTGCGGGTCGAGCCGACCGAGGAGGCCAAGGCCAAGGTCTACTCGATGACCGGGTACCCGGAGACCGACTACGGGTTCGGGCCGGCCGGCGGGCAGGCTGTGCCGCTGGACGACTTCGACTTCGGGTCGTACCGCTAA
- a CDS encoding phage holin family protein yields the protein MAGPPPPPTDDQRRPPKRVETVAGTPFGVVHLDVAPVTSGLATGALVAGIASALVSLLVICFGVTFVDEGGAWVSGAFAVLGVLTGVAAVVIGLLGQRQIRRPVAPPAVRFTGRGLSVAGISCGVAGVVLSLLGLGLALLLALA from the coding sequence GTGGCCGGGCCTCCGCCGCCTCCGACCGACGACCAGCGCCGACCGCCGAAGCGGGTCGAGACGGTTGCGGGTACGCCGTTCGGTGTCGTGCACCTGGACGTGGCGCCGGTCACATCCGGGCTGGCCACCGGGGCGCTGGTGGCCGGAATCGCGTCGGCGCTGGTCTCGCTGCTGGTCATCTGCTTCGGGGTGACGTTCGTGGACGAGGGTGGGGCCTGGGTCTCCGGGGCGTTCGCGGTGCTCGGGGTGCTCACGGGTGTGGCAGCCGTGGTCATCGGGCTGCTCGGTCAGCGGCAGATCCGCCGGCCGGTAGCGCCTCCGGCCGTCCGCTTCACCGGCCGTGGTCTGTCGGTGGCCGGGATCAGTTGCGGCGTGGCGGGAGTGGTGCTCAGCCTTCTGGGCCTGGGCCTGGCGTTGCTCCTCGCTCTGGCCTGA
- the rpsL gene encoding 30S ribosomal protein S12: MPTIQQLVRKGRQAKTTKTKTPALKGSPQRRGVCTRVYTTTPKKPNSALRKVARVKLSSQIEVTAYIPGVGHNLQEHSIVLVRGGRVKDLPGVRYKIVRGSLDTQGVRNRKQARSRYGAKKEKS, encoded by the coding sequence GTGCCCACGATCCAGCAGCTGGTCCGAAAGGGCCGCCAGGCGAAGACGACCAAGACCAAGACCCCGGCGCTGAAGGGTTCCCCCCAGCGGCGCGGCGTGTGCACCCGCGTGTACACCACCACCCCGAAGAAGCCGAACTCGGCGCTGCGCAAGGTCGCTCGCGTGAAGCTCAGCAGCCAGATCGAGGTGACGGCCTACATCCCGGGCGTCGGTCACAACCTGCAGGAGCACTCGATCGTGCTCGTCCGCGGTGGCCGGGTGAAGGACCTCCCCGGTGTGCGTTACAAGATCGTTCGCGGTTCGCTGGACACCCAGGGTGTCCGCAACCGCAAGCAGGCGCGCAGCCGTTACGGCGCGAAGAAGGAGAAGAGCTGA
- the rpsG gene encoding 30S ribosomal protein S7, producing MPRKGPAPRRPLVADPVYNSPLVTQLVNKILLRGKRQLAESIVYAALEGCREKSGTDPVVTLKRAMDNVKPTLEVRSRRVGGATYQVPVEVRPTRATTLGLRWLVTYSRARREKTMVERLMNELLDASNGLGAAVKRREDTHKMAESNKAFAHYRW from the coding sequence ATGCCGCGTAAGGGACCCGCTCCGCGGCGGCCACTGGTCGCTGACCCGGTGTACAACTCGCCGCTGGTCACCCAGCTGGTGAACAAGATCCTGCTCCGCGGCAAGCGTCAGCTCGCCGAGTCCATCGTGTACGCGGCCCTTGAGGGCTGCCGCGAGAAGTCCGGCACCGACCCGGTCGTCACCCTGAAGCGGGCGATGGACAACGTCAAGCCGACCCTCGAGGTGCGCAGCCGTCGTGTCGGTGGCGCCACCTACCAGGTTCCGGTCGAGGTCCGCCCGACCCGGGCGACCACCCTGGGCCTGCGCTGGCTGGTCACCTACTCCCGCGCCCGGCGCGAGAAGACCATGGTCGAGCGGCTGATGAACGAGCTGTTGGACGCGAGCAACGGCCTCGGTGCCGCCGTCAAGCGGCGCGAGGACACGCACAAGATGGCCGAGTCGAACAAGGCCTTCGCGCACTACCGCTGGTAA